The Candidatus Neptunochlamydia vexilliferae genome includes a window with the following:
- a CDS encoding glutaredoxin family protein, with protein sequence MMYDIDPAIIQPAYCEERTVTQLKCVEKPELVLYMRPSCPYCQRVTRYLQSIGKTIPQKDIGKDKQAAAELIRVGGKRQVPCLFINGKPLYESRDIINWLKANQDKY encoded by the coding sequence ATGATGTACGATATAGACCCTGCTATTATTCAGCCCGCTTACTGTGAAGAGCGAACAGTAACCCAGCTAAAGTGTGTGGAAAAGCCTGAGCTTGTTCTTTACATGCGTCCCAGTTGCCCCTATTGTCAGCGGGTAACGCGCTACCTCCAAAGCATCGGCAAAACGATCCCTCAAAAAGATATTGGAAAGGATAAACAGGCTGCTGCTGAGCTGATCCGCGTTGGAGGAAAAAGGCAGGTTCCCTGCCTTTTTATCAACGGCAAGCCCCTCTATGAGTCGCGCGATATCATCAACTGGCTCAAGGCAAACCA